The following proteins are encoded in a genomic region of Pseudomonas sp. Os17:
- a CDS encoding type II toxin-antitoxin system YafQ family toxin encodes MLMAKPEKKQKRADLPRQCAQTAEFKKSWERYQRAGRRDMHEVRKVMVLLFLGEPLPAQYLDHALKGEWDGFRECHIGGDFLLIYDVARAGLVTFVDLGSHAELFR; translated from the coding sequence ATGCTGATGGCGAAGCCGGAGAAGAAGCAAAAGCGCGCTGACCTGCCCAGGCAGTGCGCGCAAACAGCAGAGTTCAAGAAGTCATGGGAGCGCTACCAGCGCGCGGGGCGTCGCGATATGCACGAAGTGCGCAAGGTCATGGTGCTGCTGTTCCTGGGGGAGCCACTACCGGCCCAGTACCTCGATCATGCGCTGAAGGGGGAGTGGGACGGTTTCAGGGAGTGTCATATCGGTGGCGATTTTCTGCTGATTTATGACGTGGCCCGAGCCGGGCTGGTGACCTTTGTCGATCTTGGCAGCCATGCCGAGTTGTTCAGATAG
- a CDS encoding anti-sigma factor codes for MNYRTPERRRALAADYAIGLMQGAARRRFEMLLLDDAALREELAQWQESLASLTEALPEAAVPERVWAGIQARIEPQVLHVPQKKPLWMRLRLALAACAVLATLYIGFIQQSDQVRYSATLLSADQQPALRIKAHAQYLQVEPLTLAAIGLDRSLELWAIPADGQPISLGVVPVGGQGKINLSPAQRALLDTPIALAVSLEPHGGSPTGQPTGPVLYQGQLASL; via the coding sequence ATGAACTATCGAACCCCTGAACGCCGCCGCGCCCTGGCCGCCGACTACGCCATCGGCCTGATGCAGGGCGCCGCCCGCCGGCGCTTCGAAATGCTCCTGCTGGACGACGCCGCCCTGCGCGAAGAACTGGCGCAGTGGCAGGAAAGCCTCGCCAGCCTGACCGAAGCCCTGCCTGAAGCGGCGGTGCCGGAACGGGTCTGGGCGGGCATCCAGGCACGCATCGAACCGCAAGTGCTGCACGTACCGCAGAAGAAACCGCTGTGGATGCGCCTGCGCCTGGCGCTTGCCGCCTGCGCCGTGCTGGCGACCCTGTACATCGGCTTTATCCAGCAGAGCGACCAGGTGCGCTACAGCGCCACCCTGCTCAGCGCCGACCAGCAACCGGCCCTGCGGATCAAGGCCCACGCCCAGTACCTGCAAGTCGAACCCCTGACCCTGGCCGCCATCGGCCTGGACCGCAGCCTGGAACTCTGGGCGATCCCTGCCGACGGCCAGCCGATTTCCCTCGGCGTGGTGCCGGTCGGCGGCCAAGGCAAGATCAACCTGAGCCCGGCCCAGCGCGCCCTGCTCGATACGCCGATTGCCCTGGCGGTAAGCCTTGAGCCCCACGGCGGCTCGCCCACCGGCCAACCCACCGGACCGGTGCTGTACCAGGGCCAACTGGCCTCGCTGTAA
- a CDS encoding type II toxin-antitoxin system RelB/DinJ family antitoxin encodes MAALLKTTDVRCRIDEDLKVSATAVLEACGLSLSEAMRLFLRQVVAVQGLPFEVRVPSEKTARAMAQAREIRRQYDSIDEMLRDADGEAGEEAKAR; translated from the coding sequence TTGGCTGCATTACTGAAAACCACTGATGTGCGTTGCCGCATAGACGAGGACTTGAAGGTGAGTGCTACTGCTGTGCTGGAAGCCTGCGGGCTGAGCCTCAGTGAGGCCATGCGCCTGTTCCTGCGTCAGGTTGTGGCCGTGCAGGGACTGCCTTTCGAAGTGCGTGTCCCATCGGAGAAAACCGCTCGTGCCATGGCGCAGGCGCGTGAGATTCGACGTCAGTACGATTCGATCGACGAGATGTTGAGGGATGCTGATGGCGAAGCCGGAGAAGAAGCAAAAGCGCGCTGA
- the fdhA gene encoding formaldehyde dehydrogenase, glutathione-independent yields the protein MSGNRGVVYLGSGKVEVQKIDYPKMQDPRGRKIEHGVILRVVSTNICGSDQHMVRGRTTAQVGLVLGHEITGEVIEKGSDVENLKIGDLVSVPFNVACGRCRSCKEQHTGVCLTVNPARAGGAYGYVDMGDWTGGQAEYVLVPYADFNLLKLPDRDKAMEKIRDLTCLSDILPTGYHGAVTAGVGPGSSVYIAGAGPVGLAAAASARLLGAAVVIVGDVNPVRLAHAKAQGFEIADLSKDTPLHEQIAALLGEPEVDCAVDAVGFEARGHGHAGAQHEAPATVLNSLMGVVRVAGKIGIPGLYVTEDPGAVDAAAKMGSLSIRFGLGWAKSHSFHTGQTPVMKYNRQLMQAIMWDRINIAEVVGVQVISLDDAPRGYGEFDAGVPKKFVIDPHKLFSAA from the coding sequence ATGTCTGGTAATCGTGGTGTCGTGTATCTGGGCAGCGGCAAGGTCGAGGTACAGAAAATCGACTATCCAAAAATGCAGGACCCGCGCGGCAGGAAGATCGAGCACGGCGTCATCCTGCGCGTAGTCTCCACCAACATCTGCGGCTCGGACCAACACATGGTCCGCGGCCGTACCACCGCCCAGGTCGGCCTGGTCCTGGGTCATGAAATCACTGGCGAAGTGATCGAGAAGGGCAGCGACGTCGAGAACCTGAAGATCGGTGACCTGGTGTCGGTGCCGTTCAACGTCGCGTGCGGACGCTGCCGTTCCTGCAAGGAACAGCACACCGGGGTCTGCCTGACCGTCAACCCGGCCCGCGCCGGTGGCGCCTACGGGTACGTCGACATGGGCGACTGGACCGGTGGCCAGGCCGAGTACGTGCTGGTGCCTTACGCCGACTTCAACCTGCTGAAACTGCCGGATCGCGACAAGGCCATGGAGAAGATCCGCGACCTGACCTGCCTCTCCGACATCCTGCCCACCGGCTATCACGGCGCCGTCACCGCCGGCGTTGGCCCGGGCAGCAGCGTCTACATCGCCGGTGCCGGCCCGGTCGGCCTGGCCGCCGCTGCGTCTGCGCGCCTGTTGGGGGCGGCGGTGGTGATCGTCGGCGACGTCAACCCGGTGCGCCTGGCCCACGCCAAGGCCCAGGGGTTTGAAATTGCCGACCTGTCCAAGGACACCCCACTGCACGAACAGATCGCCGCCCTGCTGGGCGAGCCGGAAGTTGATTGCGCGGTGGACGCCGTGGGCTTCGAAGCCCGTGGCCACGGCCATGCCGGTGCCCAGCACGAGGCCCCGGCCACCGTGCTCAACTCGCTGATGGGCGTGGTGCGTGTGGCGGGCAAGATCGGTATTCCCGGCCTGTACGTCACCGAAGACCCGGGCGCGGTGGACGCCGCGGCGAAGATGGGCAGCCTGAGCATCCGCTTCGGCCTGGGCTGGGCCAAGTCCCACAGCTTCCACACCGGCCAGACCCCGGTGATGAAGTACAACCGCCAACTGATGCAGGCCATCATGTGGGACCGCATCAACATCGCCGAAGTGGTGGGCGTGCAAGTCATCAGCCTCGACGACGCCCCGCGCGGCTATGGCGAGTTCGATGCCGGCGTGCCGAAGAAATTCGTCATCGACCCGCACAAGCTGTTCAGCGCCGCCTGA